In Lutra lutra chromosome 6, mLutLut1.2, whole genome shotgun sequence, the following are encoded in one genomic region:
- the LOC125102596 gene encoding meiotic nuclear division protein 1 homolog yields PGPARPSPPAQARPAAGRPAARAKSKKKGLSAEEKRARMMEIFFETKDVFQLKDMEKIAPKEKGITAMSVKEVLQSLVDDGMVDCERIGTSNYYWAFPSKALHARKRKLEILESQVSEGNQKHTNLQKSIEKAKIGRHETEERTMLAKELSSLRDQREQLKAEVEKYKECDPQVVEEIRQANKIAKEAANRWTDNIFAIKSCAKRKFGFEENKIDKNFGIPEDFDYID; encoded by the coding sequence cccggccccgcccgcccCTCGCCTCCCGCTCAGGCCCGGCCCGCCGCCGGAAGACCCGCCGCCCGAGCCAAGTCGAAGAAAAAAGGACTAAGTGCAGAAGAGAAGAGAGCCCgcatgatggaaatattttttgagacGAAAGATGTATTTCAATTAAAAGACATGGAGAAGATTGCTCCCAAAGAGAAAGGCATTACTGCTATGTCAGTGAAAGAAGTCCTTCAAAGTTTGGTTGATGATGGTATGGTTGACTGTGAGAGGATTGGAACGTCTAATTATTACTGGGCTTTTCCAAGTAAAGCTCTTCATGCGAGGAAACGCAAGTTGGAGATTCTGGAATCTCAGGTATCTGAGGGAAACCAGAAGCACACAAATCTACAGAAAAGCATTGAGAAAGCTAAAATTGGCCGACATGAAACAGAAGAGCGAACCATGCTAGCAAAAGAGCTTTCTTCACTTCGAGACCAAAGGGAACAGCTAAAGgcagaagtagaaaaatacaAGGAATGTGACCCACAAGTTGTGGAAGAAATACGTCAAGCAAATAAAATAGCCAAAGAAGCTGCTAACAGATGGACTGATAATATATTTGCAATAAAATCTTGCGCCAAAAGAAAATTTGGTTtcgaagaaaataaaattgataaaaacttTGGAATTCCAGAAGACTTTGACTACATAGACTAA